The Coffea arabica cultivar ET-39 chromosome 2c, Coffea Arabica ET-39 HiFi, whole genome shotgun sequence genome includes the window AGCTTAAGATCAGCTTTGTGTCCCAATATAATCAAGTTCTTGGAGAGCAGTACTTCAGGCTCTTTTTCGGTTTAAATGAGTATTCTTTACGGTCTTACTGATGACAAATGTAAATCGCAAATTGATGTAATATACTCCTAATAAAAGTTTATACAAACTTTTTGTAGAGTTTAATTGATTatcatattctttttccagGTGAGACGATATTACATCACTATTTGCTTTTTGGTTCCAGATGAGAGATATACTTTCATCTCTGGTCGATCTTGATAAATGCTAAAGGTGGTtagaaaacagagaaatgagAGAAGCGAGAGACTTTAAAAGACTGCTAGATACATATTCAGTTATTCACAACATGTGAGAAAGGTGAACGGTTAATTCAATGCATCATGCAGCTGGAAATATGTGATTTCTCCAAGTCGAAAAAGGCGAATAGGTTGTGACACAGAAGGAAAAACCAACACCCACTAATATCACATCAAGTTTAGCCCTCAGTGAGAGGACTCTGCATTACAATCTCTCTAAAGAGTCCGTCATCAGTAAGTGGTTAGTTGCAACCTACACATAAATCATGATTAGCATTCAAACAGTAGGTTGCGACACAAGTAAAAACCACTACTAGCTAATTTCACATAAAGTTTAGTCCTCATTGAGAGTACTTTGCATTACAATCTCTGTAAAGAGTCCGTCATCTGTAACTGGTTAGTAGCAATCGACCACAAATCATGATTAGCACGGAACATTACAAAATCAATACCTGTGAATAAGAACCTTTGAGTTCTAGGAAAAGTTAGTGCAGTTACCAAGCTCCTGTAGAACTGTCTCAATTCCAGGTCTTTCCTCTGGAGATTCATGGATACACCACAAAGCAACCTTCCCAACCCTTATGGCCTCAGGTTCAGAGAACTTTCCATGGAGATTTCTATCCATGAAGTCCTGAGTTTTTCCTAAGTCAGCAGCAGCTTGCATTGAGCTGGTTACTTTTCGAACCCCAGAAAGGATTTGAAACAAAAGTACCCCAAATGCATAAATATCACTTTTCTCTGTAAACCGGCCAGTAGTACTGTACTCAGGAGCCAAATATCCCATCGCAGCGCTATCCTTGAGTGTTGAGAAGACAGTATCATTAGTAAGTAATTTGTGGAGACCCGAATCAGAAAGCAAAGGTCTGTTTCGTTGATCAATCAGCACACTCGCAGCAGAAATGTTTTGGTGAACAATGGCTGGTTTATTCACCTTGTATCCATGTAAATACTCAATACCTGCTcagaaaatgaaaagagaaaaaaagttaGCTAAATTAGCAATGAAGCCTATGAACACATTATGTGAAAACATGCCAGTACGTATCTTACTCCTTTGTTCAAATGGTAATCAAGAGAGACAAGTTTCAAAAGTAAAATTAAACGTGAAATAAAAGAGAAGTTTTTTGAGATACTAGTCTGATGTTACTAATTTGGTGCAGCATTTACTGCTAATGCACTTGAAGGAAATGTATTTTCTGAGTGATTTATGAGCTTGCAAAATTGTTTTGACCTTTGAAACTTTTACGTCTTCAAACATGCTTCTGCATCAACTGACTAAATTCTCTGAGAAGTACCAGAAGATAAACTCACCTCTTGCAATTCCATTGATTATTGAAACTCTTGTTGACCAGTCAAGGACATGATCACTGCCATCCACAACATCAAAATACTGCAACAAATTTCCATTTTGAACAAAATCATAAATAAGAAAACACTCTTTCCGGTCTTTGGAACAGCAGAAGCCTCTTAGACGAACCACATTCTCATGCCTCAACGAGGTTAGTATGTTCAGTCCCTTTAAGAACTCTAATTCCTCTGACTTGCAGCAAGTTTTTGAAATGCTTTTAACAGCAACAACTGATCCATCTCTTAGGCTTCCTCTATAAGTAGCAGAGAAGTAGCTTTTACTCAATAAGTTTTTCTCGGCAAAGTACCTAGTAGCTGATTCCACCTCTTCCAGATTAAACCTGAAGCTCTGCATAAACTCTTGGGAGACATCACCAAAATGTCGACCCTCCGCGAGTGGATCCCACCCACTGGGATATTCAAGGCTGATAAGCGGAGAACCATTCTTCCTCTGAGCACCCTTGGCATGATCAGTAGGCAGGCGGCTATCTTGTGCATCCGATGCATTCTCAAGTTTTTGTTTGCGATGATAATGTGAGAAACTGAGAATTCCGATAACTAACACAATGATACAAACCACAAGTACTCCAACAATAACAGAAGCCTGCAAGGCTTTAGACGATTTTGAGCAATGAGTTTCACTGCAGTTCAATCTTAGATTAGCTGTCTCTGGAATGTCTCTTGTTGACAGACCAGTTGGGCCACCACCATAAGGTTCAGGTCTACTTGGATTCGGGCGATCTGAAGCAGTGCAAGCCCTTAAAGATGAAAAACCAGCTCCACATAAACCTGGGTTGTTCTCGTATTGAAATCCTCCAATCAATCGCTTCAAAGCTGCATCCACCATTAAAAGATCAAAATGACGTCCCTCACCCATAAGTTAAAAATCTGATGGTACATAAATTTTCATAAATAGCTTTGAACCAGTAAATTATTTTTCAACTAGCATTTGCCCCCCCCCCTCCCTTAAGAGTTCAAAGTAAACATATTTTCATGGACTACAAGAAATGTATGTCTCTAGTATAATATTGGGTGAATAAGATTACCATTAGGAA containing:
- the LOC113725126 gene encoding uncharacterized protein; the protein is MGSSPFLFFMLHLLVFCCGRAFSKNAELGALMSLKASLDPESRLLVSWTGSGDPCGGSFVGVACNRRGQVANISLQGKGLSGKLCPAVAELRYLTGLYLHYNALYGEIPQEISSLSELTDLYLNVNNLSGEIPPELGNMDSLQVLQLCYNQFTGSIPTQLGALKKLNVLALQFNELTGAIPASLGDLGSLMRLDLSFNRLFGSIPTKLADAPILEVLDVRNNSLSGNVPNALKRLIGGFQYENNPGLCGAGFSSLRACTASDRPNPSRPEPYGGGPTGLSTRDIPETANLRLNCSETHCSKSSKALQASVIVGVLVVCIIVLVIGILSFSHYHRKQKLENASDAQDSRLPTDHAKGAQRKNGSPLISLEYPSGWDPLAEGRHFGDVSQEFMQSFRFNLEEVESATRYFAEKNLLSKSYFSATYRGSLRDGSVVAVKSISKTCCKSEELEFLKGLNILTSLRHENVVRLRGFCCSKDRKECFLIYDFVQNGNLLQYFDVVDGSDHVLDWSTRVSIINGIARGIEYLHGYKVNKPAIVHQNISAASVLIDQRNRPLLSDSGLHKLLTNDTVFSTLKDSAAMGYLAPEYSTTGRFTEKSDIYAFGVLLFQILSGVRKVTSSMQAAADLGKTQDFMDRNLHGKFSEPEAIRVGKVALWCIHESPEERPGIETVLQELGNCTNFS